TTGAGGTATCAAAAGAAGTGCGACACCTTTTGGCGGATTTGAAATTTCCTTCCTCTTTCGGGGGAAGACCGATTATCCGGATGGATCTGTCGGGGTTTGTCGCAAAGAACGACAGGGAGTTGTTTGAGACGCTTTTTATTGGCGGATTCCTGACAGTTGTCGTCATTTTTCTTTTTCTCGGGTCCTGGTCGTCGACAATTATCGCCTCCCTGGCCATACCGGCTTCAGTCATATCAACGTTTGCCATTATGCGGCTGGCTCACTTCACCCTGAACACTCTGACAATGCTGGGACTTTCCCTTGTCGTCGGGATCCTGGTGGATGATGCCATTGTGGTTCTGGAGAATATCTCCCGACACCGGGAAATGGGTCAGGAACCATTAGTCGCTGCAAGGGAGGGGGTAGGCGAAATCGGACTGGCCGTCCTTGCAACAACATTTTGTATTGTTGCCGTCTTTGTGCCAGTGGCGTTCATGAAAGGAGTCTTTGGAAAATTTTTTCACGAATTTGGACTCACAGTCTCTTTTGCTGTCCTGATGTCCATGCTTGTTTCCCTGACGTTGACTCCTGTCCTTGCTGCCCGCATGGTGAGAGGAAACAGGGCCACAAGCAGAAAAGAGAAGAAAAACGGGGACCCGTCGGTGATCGAAAAAATGCGCGGGCGCTATCGGTTGCTTCTTGCCTGGTGTCTCGATCATCCCCGGGTCGTGCTTCTGACGACAGTCGGAACCCTTGCAGGCGTCGTTTTTCTGGTTCCGGGAATCGGGATTGATCTGGTGCCGGAAACAGATCAGGGGGTTTACCTGGTGAAGATGACGGCGGGACTCTCCTCCTCTGCCGATTATGCCGATAAGCGATTTCTGTTTGTTTCTGACAAGATCCGGCAGATGAATGGCGTCTCTTCCGTTTTCTACCAGATCGGGGGAGATCCGGAAACGCCAATCAATCAAGGGTATCTCTATGTTTCTCTCAAGCCCCCAAAGGAGCGCTCGATAACGCAGAACGAGTCTATGGCCGAGGTTCGCCAATTTTTCACCGAAGATTCTGGAGACAAGGCTTCGGTTGACAGGGTTTCCCTGTTGGGGGGGAATTCACCGGAAATACCACTTCAGTTGATTCTGATGGGGCTTGATCAGAGAAGGCTTCTGTCTGTGGCCGATCAGGCTAGGGAGCGGTTGACCCGGATAAAAGGGCTGGTGGATGTGTCCTTTCAGGGAATGAGCCGTCAGGAAGTCTTGATTATTCACCCCCGGGAAAAGACTGTTCGGGATGGAGCGGTCAGTCCTTTTTCCCTCGCGCATACTCTCCGGCTGATGCTGAATGAGGAAAGTGTGGCGACCGTCAGCGGGGAAAGGGGGATCAGGAAAGTTCTGGTCGGAGTCGATCCCCGGGCATTGACAGATCCGTCGGGTCTTGCAAGGTTGCCTCTTTTGGCAAGCAATGGGAAGGTCGTTCCCTTGGGCAGTGTGGCAGAGCTGGATTACCGGAGTGAAGGTGAAAGAAGGATTCGGGATGACCGGATGCCATCTGTGGAGATCAACGCGAACCTGTCCGGAGAGAAGACGCTTGGGAAGGCCATAGAAGAAATCAAGACTGTTATTCGTCCCTTGTTTCCGCGGGGGTATTCTTACCGGTTCGGTGGCTCCGGGGATGTCCTTCAGCAAGCTGTGGGCCAGTTTGCCATGGCCATTCTTTTTTCGATTCTGGCTGTCTATATGGTTCTTGCCGCACAGTTTGAAAACTTTCTGACCCCCCTTGTCATCATGATTTCAATCCCGGTCAGCCTGGTGGGGGCGATCCTCGCACTCCGTCTGACGGGTACCTCGTTCAATTTAATGAGTGCAATGGGGGTGATTATCCTGTTTGGTTTGGTTGCCAAGAATGCAATTTTACTCGTGGATTATACAAACACTTTGCGTCGGCAAGGAATGAGTTGTCGCGCCGCCCTGATGGAGGCATGTCCTGTCCGTCTCAGGCCCGTTCTGATGACGACCGTGGCGATGATTGCCGGCATGCTTCCCATGTCATTCGGGTGGGGTGCGGGAGGTGCCCTGCGTGTTCCGATGGCTCTTGTCGTGATTGGTGGACTCCTTTCTTCAATGCTTCTCACTCTTGTGGTTGTTCCGGTTGTTTATGACAGAATGAATTCTTGGTATGATTCCCTGACTTTGCGCGGGCATCATCCCCGGCAGGGGAAAAACCCTTAGTGCTCCCTCCCCGGAGGGGACCACTTTCCTGGAGTTCATAGCAACGATCTGGAGGGTCAATGGACGTTCAAAAATGGAAGTCACGTTCTTCGCTCATCGGTATTTTTCTGTGTACTGTTTTGTTATCCTCCTGTACCACTGTGACGAAGAGGACGACCCTGTCGAACATCGGGCTGACTCCCGATGCAAGCCCCAGCGGGATCAATGTTCGGGTGATCAACCATTTTTTTAATCCGAAAACCCTTCCTTACGAACTGCCATACTCTCTTGAAATAGATGCCTCTCATCCGTTCGTGATCCGCTGTGAACACAACAGGGTCGTCCGGATTCCGGAAAAGTACAAAAAAGTGATTGTTCGATTTATCGGCCGAAGCAATGGATATATCCAGGCGATTGAGGTCAAGTGGGTGGACTGGGAAGACCACGTATATAGACGATATTTCTTCCACTCGGACATCGACCGTTTTATCAAGACCCTCTCCCCGGTTCCCGTGGATACCCGAAAAGGGTTCGGTCTTGGCGACTACATCAATGGCTGTACGGATCCGCTTTTGATTTCTTCCGTCTCGGCTTATCCAAAGGTCGTGAACGAATTCAATTTTCTGGGGGATTTTCTTCAGAAGGTTCTGTATCCCCAGAGTCCTCTCAAGGCTTTTTCTTTTCTCTACGTTTCCGGATAATTCCCTGCCGACCGTTTGACAGGGGAGAGAGAGACATCTGACAGGATTCTGTCAGAGTGAATTCTGAAAAAGGAAGTTCCATGTATACGTATCAGGAAATGCTGTCAATACTGAACAACGGCGGATACCGACTGACAGACCAGAGACTGTCCTTGCTGCAGGTTTTGGAGACCTTCGGAGGAAGTTTTTCAGCATTGGACTTTGAAAAAAAAGCGAACGAAATGGAACCTTCCATAGGACGGGCGACGTTGTTTCGGGCAATTGATCTGTTTCTCGAACAGGGGATTCTCGAGAAGATTCACAGGGAAAACGGGGATGATGTTTATATTGTGGGTTCGAAAGGACATCATCACCATATTATCTGCCGGGATTGCGGCGAAATTCGGGATATTGACGCCTGTCCGTTTGAAAAAGAGCTGGAAGAAGTGATTCAGAGGGAAGGGTTCTCTTCCACAATACACAGGATTGAGATTGAAGGGATCTGCGAAAGTTGTCGGAAGAAGGGAGAGGGCAAGAACTAACTATGGCCCCATTGCGTGAAAATGGGGCAATTCGGAAGAGACGTAGTATAATCCGGACAAAAGGAGAATCAAAAGACCGATGATAAGAAGAACCGGATTCTTGAACGATTTTTTGCGCGTCTCATTCATGAGAGGGATTCTAGGGGTCCGTACCCAAGGAGTCAAGGGTCTTTTTTGTCTTCCGGTATTTTCAGCATGGATTTTCGCTTTTTTCCTGATGCTTGCGGCAGGATGCCAGTCTGCCGAAACGGCTCACACGGCAGACCTGTCCGATGAAACGCCCACTCCGATCCGCTTCGACGCAAGACCGGTCCCAACGCTCCTTCCTCGAACGAATCTGTATCTTTTTTTCTCCTCCGACCGTCCCCTTTATTATCGTGAGGGAGAGTATTTTCAATACTGGCATAAACATTGGTTTGCTGCAGATGATCTGAGAGGACCCTGGAATCCGATCACTCCGTACCAGCTCCCGGATCTTCTACAAAGCGTTCCTCCCGATTATTATTATGACAATTTTCCTTACAAGCTTCGGAAGGAAAATTGAGATTTCTGAAAGACAAGGATTTTAAAGATAACGTCCCTCACCCCCGACGATACCGACGGGAATCCTGTCTCCGATTTTCACGTTTAGCCGGTTCGCGGCCGAATCTTCTCTGCTGAAAATTTCCAGCCACCGGGAACTATTGACTAGAACTCCCAACTCTCCGGGACGTATGTCCTGATATCTGCCTACAAATGGAATCTTTTCTCTGCCCAGGAGAATGTTGACCTCTGCAGGGTGTTTTTGGACATGGTAGCCAAGGAGAATGTTTCCGAAGTGGTCTGTGTTCCAGACGAGACAGTTTCCAGAGGATTGTTCCGGTATCGTCTTCAACTGCTCGGCCCTGATGGGTGAGGAGAAATCGAGAATCGGGGTTCCCTGTATCAGACGGATAAGAGCCGGTGCAAAAAAATCTCTTGCCTGAAATGTTGGAGAGGAATTTCCTTCCGGAAAAGAGCTTTTGTTCAGAAGATAAGCTTCCAGGGGACCCAGCCATTTAAGGAGTTGTTGGGGAAGTCCATTGTCAGGCAGGACAATCCATCCAAAGAAACCTCGCATAAGGATCCCTTGTCGCTCTGAGCCAACTCCCGGGTCGACAATGACCAGATGGTAAGAGTCTGCGGGAAACCACGGCAGCGAATCAAGCAGGAAGGGAAGCGCAAGGTCCGGTCGAAAAACGGGAAGATTGTGTGTAATGTCGACGATTCCTGGATTCTTGAGATGAGAGTACAAGACTCCTTTCAAAACTCCGACATAGGGATCGTTGTATCCAAAATCCGTTGCAAGGGTGATCAGAGGACTCTCTTTCAAGAGCGATCTCCTACGGGATGGGTTGGGAGGAAATCCGGAAATAAAGAAAAACGGCGCTCATCAGGATCAGAGAACCGAAAAATGCATACCAGAATGCCCGAACAGAAAGACTGATACCAAAAACGAAAAATCCCGTTCCGAAAGCAATATTGTAAAACTCTGAAAAGAAAATCTCTCTTTTTTTCTTTGCGATTTCCCGCAATCCGTCGTTTCGGAGAAACGTGAGGAATCCCTTTTTTGGCCAAAACCGGTTGATGGAGGAACCTTGTTGTCTCCCTACCACTGGTGTGTCAAGAATCGTCTCTTCCTGCCTGGCAAGATAGTATGTGAACAGTCCACCTGTGCTGAGAAGAAAAAGGGCCCCTTGAGGAGAACAAAGAGGAGCGAGGGAAAAAATGATCAAAAGAGAGCCGGTATAAACAGGATGCCGGATGTATCGGAATGGACCTGTTGTCTGGGTATTTTCTTTTCGGATCTTTGCTGACCAGATTTTTTGTCTTCCGATATAAGCTGTTCCAAGAAAACGGAAAAAAACTCCGGCAAGATAAACCCACCAACACAAGAGGACTCCGGCTTTCAGGGACAAAGTCCCTCTGATTGGCGATGCCAAGAGACGTGAAAGCAGTGGATATCCACCTGATTGATTCAATCTCCAGAGTATCAGGAAAATCAAAAGGTAAACGGGAATGCGTGCCTTATAGAGAAAATTGCCTTCCTGAATCTGTTCACCCGGAGGTTGAAGTGGATCGTTTCCTTGTGAATCCATGCAGGCTTTCTATCGATCCTATAACGATCCCTAGATTGACCGGTATTGGGCGACAAGATGTTTTTGTCGCTGACACAATCCTTAGTTGTTCGGAAATGGATGAAGTTCCCCCGATTCTTGCACAGTCCGAGAAAAGAGAACAAGGGTGAACAAAAACGGGATTCCCTCCAGCTTTTTTCGGCAAACTCATCCTGTATTCCTGGATTGAAAGACTCCTCCGGGAACAGGAAAGACTCGGAGGGACCTCAAGTGCAGCAATGGGGGTACGGGGCTTTGATTTTTATTTTTAAGTTGATAGAATAAAAAGATTCCAAGCCGTGAATGCGGCAAGTTGAGGAGGAACATCTGGTATGTCAATTGAACAGGCTGTGTCAAAGGTAACACAAGTTGCAGAAGGTCAGGGAATGGGTGTCTCGGACCAGGATGTTATGTTGTCCGCGGAAGAAATGGATCGCCTTTACGCGGATACCCTGCGGAACCTTGATGAAGGATCTGTGGTGGAAGGAAGGGTGATCGAGATTTATCCGAGCGAGGTTGTTGTCGATATCGGTTATAAGTCAGAAGGTCACATCTCAAAGTCCGAGTTTTCTGAAGAAGAGATTCAGGCACTGAAGGTGGATGACATTATTCATGTCTACCTTGAAGAACGGGAAGATGTAAACGGTAACCTTGTCCTTTCAAAGGAGAAGGCTGACCGGATGAAAGTCTGGGATGCGATTGAAGAGCAGTTTAATCGCAGCGATGTCATCGAAGGACGCATTATATCCCGTATCAAGGGTGGCATGACTGTTGATGTTGGCCTGAAGGCCTTTTTGCCTGGTTCCCAGATTGATCTGCGGCCGGTTCGCGATATGGACCGCCTGATCGGACAGACCATCCAGGTCCGAATCATCAAGATGAATAAAAAGAGAGGGAACATCATCGTATCGCGGAGGGTTCTGCTCGAAGAGTGGCGGGATCGTCGCAAGAAGGTGACGATGGATGCCCTCAAGGAGGGCGAGGTCCTCGAGGGGATCGTTAAAAATATCACCGATTATGGTGCATTTATCGATCTTGGCGGGATTGACGGCCTCCTCCATATTACGGACATGTCCTGGGGGCGTGTGACCAATCCGCAGGAATTTATGAATGTTGGGGACAAGGTAAACGTAGTGGTCCTCAAGCATGACAAGGAAACCGGAAGGGTTTCTCTGGGTCTCAAGCAGCTGACGCCGGATCCCTGGACGACTGTCGGAAGCAGATATCCGGAGGGCACACGTGTTAATGCTCGCGTTGTATCGATTACGGATTATGGCGCGTTCCTGGAAATTGAGCCCGGGATCGAAGGGTTGATGCATGTGACGGAAATGAGCTGGAATCATGAGGTCAAGCATCCCAGCAAAATTATGTCCGTTGGAGATACCATAGAAGTTCAGGTTCTCAAGATCGACGAGAAAAATCGGAAGATCTCTCTGGGACTGAAGCAATTGGGCCCCAATCCGTGGGATGATGTGGAGGGTAAATACCCGGTCGGAGCGGTTGTTTCGGGTAAGATCAAGAGTCTGACAGACTTTGGTGCTTTTGTTGGCCTGGATGAAGGAATTGATGGCCTGATCCATATTTCGGATATGTCGTGGACCAAGCATGTCCGCCATCCTTCAGAAGTGTTTAAAAAGGGGCAGAAAGTTGATGTTGTCGTTCTGAAAATTGAGAAAGAACGTCAGCGTCTTTCTCTCGGCTTCAAGCAGGTGTCCGAGGATCCATGGGATTCAGATATCCCGTCCAGGTTTCCGGTGGGGTCCTTCCTGGATGGAGTTGTGACCAAAGTGATGGACTTCGGCTTTTTTGTTGAGCTTGCTGAAGGAATCGAAGGACTTGTTCATGTCAGTGAGGTGGACCTCGAATCGGGACAAAGACTTGATCAAGTCTATCAGCCCGGGATGTCTCTTCCTGTGCGGGTCATCAAGCTGGATCCGGCTGAGAGGAAGATCGGATTGTCCATGAAAGCTGT
The sequence above is drawn from the Leptospirillum ferriphilum ML-04 genome and encodes:
- a CDS encoding efflux RND transporter permease subunit → MFLSNLALKRPVFVGMMLLALVISGAVSYLRLGEDLFPSVSFPILSVTLQEPGTSARVIEQKVTVPLENALSTLPGIQHIHSVSVPGASSVTLIFPDSVRTGRMLARVEEKVQQTRPLLPKDVTHPVISRVTPTEMPLLWILFPLKGSRSPSDRQWLRMHLVSPLRALGGVSSVVSLWPPETVLHVWIRPGDLGRYKGTIDQVIASIKAASLLVPTGKVVQGKQELLVETREDRLTKSSLENLPVILGAGQQIPLFRIASIDESPEQPVSILRLDGKLAVGLKVYKKHDANGIEVSKEVRHLLADLKFPSSFGGRPIIRMDLSGFVAKNDRELFETLFIGGFLTVVVIFLFLGSWSSTIIASLAIPASVISTFAIMRLAHFTLNTLTMLGLSLVVGILVDDAIVVLENISRHREMGQEPLVAAREGVGEIGLAVLATTFCIVAVFVPVAFMKGVFGKFFHEFGLTVSFAVLMSMLVSLTLTPVLAARMVRGNRATSRKEKKNGDPSVIEKMRGRYRLLLAWCLDHPRVVLLTTVGTLAGVVFLVPGIGIDLVPETDQGVYLVKMTAGLSSSADYADKRFLFVSDKIRQMNGVSSVFYQIGGDPETPINQGYLYVSLKPPKERSITQNESMAEVRQFFTEDSGDKASVDRVSLLGGNSPEIPLQLILMGLDQRRLLSVADQARERLTRIKGLVDVSFQGMSRQEVLIIHPREKTVRDGAVSPFSLAHTLRLMLNEESVATVSGERGIRKVLVGVDPRALTDPSGLARLPLLASNGKVVPLGSVAELDYRSEGERRIRDDRMPSVEINANLSGEKTLGKAIEEIKTVIRPLFPRGYSYRFGGSGDVLQQAVGQFAMAILFSILAVYMVLAAQFENFLTPLVIMISIPVSLVGAILALRLTGTSFNLMSAMGVIILFGLVAKNAILLVDYTNTLRRQGMSCRAALMEACPVRLRPVLMTTVAMIAGMLPMSFGWGAGGALRVPMALVVIGGLLSSMLLTLVVVPVVYDRMNSWYDSLTLRGHHPRQGKNP
- a CDS encoding Fur family transcriptional regulator is translated as MYTYQEMLSILNNGGYRLTDQRLSLLQVLETFGGSFSALDFEKKANEMEPSIGRATLFRAIDLFLEQGILEKIHRENGDDVYIVGSKGHHHHIICRDCGEIRDIDACPFEKELEEVIQREGFSSTIHRIEIEGICESCRKKGEGKN
- a CDS encoding SAM hydrolase/SAM-dependent halogenase family protein; protein product: MKESPLITLATDFGYNDPYVGVLKGVLYSHLKNPGIVDITHNLPVFRPDLALPFLLDSLPWFPADSYHLVIVDPGVGSERQGILMRGFFGWIVLPDNGLPQQLLKWLGPLEAYLLNKSSFPEGNSSPTFQARDFFAPALIRLIQGTPILDFSSPIRAEQLKTIPEQSSGNCLVWNTDHFGNILLGYHVQKHPAEVNILLGREKIPFVGRYQDIRPGELGVLVNSSRWLEIFSREDSAANRLNVKIGDRIPVGIVGGEGRYL
- a CDS encoding methyltransferase family protein — protein: MIFLILWRLNQSGGYPLLSRLLASPIRGTLSLKAGVLLCWWVYLAGVFFRFLGTAYIGRQKIWSAKIRKENTQTTGPFRYIRHPVYTGSLLIIFSLAPLCSPQGALFLLSTGGLFTYYLARQEETILDTPVVGRQQGSSINRFWPKKGFLTFLRNDGLREIAKKKREIFFSEFYNIAFGTGFFVFGISLSVRAFWYAFFGSLILMSAVFLYFRISSQPIP
- a CDS encoding 30S ribosomal protein S1, with the protein product MSIEQAVSKVTQVAEGQGMGVSDQDVMLSAEEMDRLYADTLRNLDEGSVVEGRVIEIYPSEVVVDIGYKSEGHISKSEFSEEEIQALKVDDIIHVYLEEREDVNGNLVLSKEKADRMKVWDAIEEQFNRSDVIEGRIISRIKGGMTVDVGLKAFLPGSQIDLRPVRDMDRLIGQTIQVRIIKMNKKRGNIIVSRRVLLEEWRDRRKKVTMDALKEGEVLEGIVKNITDYGAFIDLGGIDGLLHITDMSWGRVTNPQEFMNVGDKVNVVVLKHDKETGRVSLGLKQLTPDPWTTVGSRYPEGTRVNARVVSITDYGAFLEIEPGIEGLMHVTEMSWNHEVKHPSKIMSVGDTIEVQVLKIDEKNRKISLGLKQLGPNPWDDVEGKYPVGAVVSGKIKSLTDFGAFVGLDEGIDGLIHISDMSWTKHVRHPSEVFKKGQKVDVVVLKIEKERQRLSLGFKQVSEDPWDSDIPSRFPVGSFLDGVVTKVMDFGFFVELAEGIEGLVHVSEVDLESGQRLDQVYQPGMSLPVRVIKLDPAERKIGLSMKAVSADAPLEPAPAVSAQPAPGNAMEEALKSARKKGKKSTESPEENA